The following are from one region of the Candidatus Hydrogenedentota bacterium genome:
- a CDS encoding malectin domain-containing carbohydrate-binding protein: MLCGTRVLTRGRFGLLFGAMGFVALVRAAAAAETLPFYYAHAIVEDGLGVAAPWYSGQNGQIDYRIQRAAEVLLNSGWSVRKVGNGTSVTTPTCFWGEGDLDPGCVQRAARALFALVEYYHYSGDPAALGHAESIANTVLDLCQTAPDHPWPQFLMSVPYGGIGKDGKVTSAAYIQLDIAAEFGVALLRAYQLLGNERWLTAAQHWAEVLAEKRDHDPGARPWPRYANPEVVPWAKDNPAGNLQTGGVVYLLALFDELIKLGHTGRENGLVSAREAGMAYLRDVLLPAWAVNDTWGRNYWDWENPVQAQVTTDWAARYLMNHKEEFPNWRNDVRNILSLFLNHSSASPESRGNVYHGAWQFPEGCGCCGRSLAWGPMELALDFAQYGVEADSEWARELGRRMVLLATYDVDASGAYQDNIDGGVTVGDFPIVQYTTLKWVHRTMSWLPELLGPSRENHIMRSTEVVNTVQYGAGRVAYSVFAAPANTTDVLRLAFEPERVTADGEQLPSRSDLAENGYVAKALAGGDYLVTIRHDGRLRVEVTGNDPQAAVDDAQLAYEGEWTARPQEQTFEEGIHTTASRGARASCTFVGNQVRIVGSVGPEGGLADVYIDGEKQAYAIDFWNPRTLHQQLVYRKNGLTNTQHTVQLVARGEKNPLSAGAVVAVDSVQYSAAGHENDFGEGGGPTTVQRMIFGYTGRTDYRDTQGNLWRPGTEFAALTGHLTDTVAKTWWTTKQAVAVAGTPDGELYSYGVHWPEFVVNVTVGPGTYYVRLKFAETQYAQAGQRGITVEINKQPVVEDFDVFATAGGANKAVDLVFNGIEPRNGVIDIRFRGNVIESCPREAMVQAIEVGPGDGGRGAVPQCLPGG; this comes from the coding sequence ATGCTCTGTGGAACACGTGTGCTGACACGCGGCAGGTTCGGCTTGCTCTTTGGCGCAATGGGTTTTGTTGCACTCGTGCGCGCCGCAGCGGCGGCTGAAACCCTCCCCTTTTACTACGCCCACGCGATTGTGGAAGACGGTTTGGGCGTGGCCGCACCTTGGTACAGTGGCCAGAATGGGCAGATAGATTATCGAATCCAGCGCGCGGCTGAGGTGCTGTTGAACTCCGGGTGGTCCGTCAGGAAGGTGGGCAATGGAACGTCCGTGACGACCCCCACGTGTTTCTGGGGCGAAGGCGACCTCGACCCGGGATGCGTCCAGCGCGCGGCGCGCGCCCTGTTCGCACTCGTTGAATACTATCACTATTCTGGCGACCCGGCCGCCCTCGGCCACGCGGAGAGCATCGCGAACACGGTTCTGGACCTCTGCCAGACGGCACCGGACCACCCGTGGCCCCAATTCCTCATGAGCGTCCCCTACGGCGGCATAGGGAAGGACGGGAAGGTTACTTCCGCGGCATACATCCAACTGGACATCGCGGCGGAGTTTGGGGTAGCGCTGCTTCGCGCTTACCAATTGCTTGGAAACGAGCGATGGCTCACGGCGGCCCAACATTGGGCCGAGGTGCTTGCCGAGAAGCGCGACCACGACCCGGGCGCCCGCCCGTGGCCCCGTTACGCCAATCCGGAGGTGGTGCCGTGGGCGAAAGACAATCCCGCCGGCAACCTCCAGACGGGAGGCGTCGTCTACCTGCTGGCGTTGTTCGATGAACTAATCAAGCTGGGGCATACAGGACGGGAGAATGGTCTCGTTTCCGCACGGGAGGCGGGCATGGCGTACCTCCGGGATGTTCTGCTTCCAGCCTGGGCCGTCAACGATACGTGGGGCCGCAACTACTGGGACTGGGAGAATCCGGTCCAAGCCCAGGTGACGACGGATTGGGCCGCCCGCTACCTCATGAACCACAAGGAGGAATTCCCGAATTGGAGGAATGACGTCCGCAACATCCTGTCGCTCTTCCTCAACCATTCCAGCGCCTCGCCTGAATCGCGGGGGAATGTCTATCACGGGGCTTGGCAGTTTCCCGAAGGGTGTGGATGCTGCGGGCGCTCGCTGGCGTGGGGTCCAATGGAGCTCGCCCTCGATTTCGCTCAGTATGGTGTGGAGGCGGATAGTGAATGGGCCCGGGAACTTGGACGGCGCATGGTGTTACTCGCGACCTATGACGTGGACGCATCAGGCGCCTACCAAGACAACATTGATGGCGGCGTCACGGTCGGGGATTTCCCGATCGTCCAGTACACGACCCTCAAGTGGGTGCACAGGACCATGTCGTGGTTGCCGGAGCTCCTTGGGCCGAGTCGCGAGAATCACATCATGCGCAGCACCGAAGTAGTCAATACCGTGCAATATGGGGCGGGCCGGGTTGCGTATAGCGTGTTCGCCGCGCCGGCAAACACCACGGACGTCTTGCGCCTGGCATTTGAGCCCGAACGTGTGACGGCGGACGGCGAACAGCTGCCGTCCCGCTCCGACCTGGCCGAGAACGGCTATGTCGCGAAGGCGCTTGCAGGCGGGGATTACCTGGTGACGATACGGCACGACGGCCGGCTGCGCGTCGAGGTGACCGGAAATGATCCACAGGCCGCGGTCGACGATGCCCAGCTGGCATATGAAGGCGAGTGGACGGCGCGCCCACAGGAACAAACCTTCGAAGAGGGAATCCACACCACCGCATCCCGAGGGGCAAGGGCAAGTTGTACGTTCGTTGGCAATCAGGTGCGGATTGTAGGCTCCGTGGGCCCCGAAGGCGGATTGGCTGATGTTTATATCGATGGGGAGAAACAGGCGTACGCGATCGATTTCTGGAACCCGCGCACGTTGCACCAGCAGCTCGTGTACCGGAAAAACGGCTTGACGAACACGCAACACACGGTCCAGCTCGTAGCGCGCGGAGAGAAGAACCCTTTGTCGGCTGGCGCCGTGGTTGCCGTAGACAGCGTCCAGTACTCTGCCGCCGGGCACGAGAACGATTTCGGCGAAGGGGGCGGCCCGACCACTGTGCAGCGAATGATCTTCGGCTACACGGGCCGTACGGATTACCGGGATACCCAAGGCAACTTGTGGCGTCCGGGCACCGAGTTTGCAGCGCTGACCGGGCATTTGACCGATACTGTCGCAAAGACATGGTGGACCACGAAGCAGGCCGTTGCCGTTGCAGGAACACCGGACGGCGAACTTTACAGCTACGGCGTTCACTGGCCTGAATTCGTCGTGAATGTCACGGTTGGCCCCGGGACCTACTATGTTCGCCTGAAGTTCGCGGAAACGCAGTATGCGCAAGCGGGACAACGCGGAATCACTGTCGAGATCAACAAACAGCCCGTAGTTGAGGATTTCGACGTGTTCGCCACGGCAGGCGGCGCCAACAAGGCTGTAGACCTTGTGTTCAACGGTATCGAACCCAGGAACGGCGTCATTGACATTCGGTTTAGAGGCAATGTGATTGAGAGTTGTCCGCGTGAAGCGATGGTTCAAGCAATAGAAGTTGGCCCCGGAGACGGCGGCCGGGGCGCTGTCCCGCAATGTTTGCCGGGAGGTTGA